The following proteins are encoded in a genomic region of Ctenopharyngodon idella isolate HZGC_01 chromosome 12, HZGC01, whole genome shotgun sequence:
- the LOC127524277 gene encoding cytochrome b-c1 complex subunit 2, mitochondrial isoform X1, whose translation MRGIRGISLLSRRDVFSDFQRRLYAAQAARKVEVAAAVEPLKFLPQEVQVTKLPSGLVIASLENYSPASRIGVLVRAGSRYEAIDNLGVTHMLRLAASLTTKGASAFRICRGVEAVGGSLSVSSSRENMVYTVDCLRDHIDTVMEYLINVTTAPEFRQWEVSDLTARVKVDKELAKQTQQIGVIENLHAAAYKNALSNSLYCPDYMIGQITTEQMHSFVQNNFTSARMALVGLGVDHAILKQVGEQFLNIRSGTGTVGSKAVYRGGELRHQTGGGLVHAVVTSEGASATSADATAFSILQHVLGAGPRVKRGSNTTSKLSQAISKVTAQPFDASAFNANYTDSGLFGVYTICQANAAKDVIKAAVGQVNDIAQGNLAAADLSRAKNQLTAEYLMSIESSEGLMEAIGSQALAEGTYHSPEAVTQKIDAVSSADVVNVAKKFMSGKKTMASSGQLGNTPFVDEI comes from the exons AGGCGTGATGTCTTTTCTGATTTTCAGAGGAGGCTTTATGCAGCCCAGGCTGCCCGTAAGGTGGAGGTTGCGGCAGCCGTGGAGCCACTAAAGTTTCTGCCGCAGGAAGTGCAG GTGACCAAACTGCCCAGTGGGCTAGTGATTGCTTCCTTGGAAAACTATTCTCCTGCTTCTCGGATTGGTGTGCTTGTCAGGGCTGGAAGCCGATATGAGGCGATTGACAACCTTGGTGTCACACACATGCTTCGTCTGGCTGCCAGTCTG ACAACCAAGGGAGCGTCTGCCTTCAGGATCTGCCGCGGTGTTGAGGCTGTAGGGGGAAGCTTAAG tGTGTCAAGCTCCAGGGAAAACATGGTGTACACCGTAGACTGCCTGAGAGATCATAT TGACACTGTAATGGAGTATCTGATCAATGTGACCACTGCACCGGAGTTTCGTCAATGGGAAGTGTCAGACCTCACTGCCAGGGTGAAAGTGGATAAGGAACTTGCCAAGCAGACTCAACAGATTG GTGTCATTGAGAATTTGCATGCTGCAGCTTATAAGAATGCCCTGTCCAATTCCTTGTACTGTCCAGACTACATGATTGGCCAAATCACCACAGAACAG ATGCACAGCTTTGTTCAGAACAACTTCACAAGTGCAAGAATGGCCCTTGTTGGTCTTG GAGTGGATCATGCCATACTTAAGCAGGTTGGTGAGCAGTTCTTGAACATCCGCAGTGGAACAGGCACTGTTGGATCCAAAGCCGTGTACCGTGGAG GTGAGCTGAGGCATCAGACCGGAGGAGGACTGGTTCATGCGGTGGTGACGAGCGAAGGTGCAAGTGCAACATCAGCTGATGCCACCGCATTCAGCATACTGCAGCATGTGCTTGGAGCAGGACCACGTGTTAAGAGAGGCTCCAACACTACAAGCAAACTAAGTCAGGCCATCTCAAAGGTCACAGCTCAGCCCTTTGAT GCCTCTGCCTTCAATGCCAACTACACTGACTCTGGTCTGTTTGGAGTGTACACCATCTGCCAGGCTAACGCTGCCAAAGAC gTAATCAAAGCAGCAGTTGGTCAAGTGAATGACATTGCTCAAGGAAACCTTGCAGCAGCTGACCTCAGCAGAGCTAA AAATCAGTTGACCGCTGAGTACCTGATGTCTATTGAGAGTTCCGAGGGCTTAATGGAAGCTATTGGATCACAAGCGCTGGCGGAGGGTACCTACCATTCCCCTGAGGCTGTGACCCAGAAAATTGATGCTGTGTCTTCGGCTGATGTTGTCAAC gtgGCAAAGAAGTTCATGTCTGGCAAAAAGACTATGGCCTCCAGTGGACAGTTGGGCAACACACCTtttgttgatgaaatctga
- the LOC127524277 gene encoding cytochrome b-c1 complex subunit 2, mitochondrial isoform X3 codes for MRGIRGISLLSRRLYAAQAARKVEVAAAVEPLKFLPQEVQVTKLPSGLVIASLENYSPASRIGVLVRAGSRYEAIDNLGVTHMLRLAASLTTKGASAFRICRGVEAVGGSLSVSSSRENMVYTVDCLRDHIDTVMEYLINVTTAPEFRQWEVSDLTARVKVDKELAKQTQQIGVIENLHAAAYKNALSNSLYCPDYMIGQITTEQMHSFVQNNFTSARMALVGLGVDHAILKQVGEQFLNIRSGTGTVGSKAVYRGGELRHQTGGGLVHAVVTSEGASATSADATAFSILQHVLGAGPRVKRGSNTTSKLSQAISKVTAQPFDASAFNANYTDSGLFGVYTICQANAAKDVIKAAVGQVNDIAQGNLAAADLSRAKNQLTAEYLMSIESSEGLMEAIGSQALAEGTYHSPEAVTQKIDAVSSADVVNVAKKFMSGKKTMASSGQLGNTPFVDEI; via the exons AGGAGGCTTTATGCAGCCCAGGCTGCCCGTAAGGTGGAGGTTGCGGCAGCCGTGGAGCCACTAAAGTTTCTGCCGCAGGAAGTGCAG GTGACCAAACTGCCCAGTGGGCTAGTGATTGCTTCCTTGGAAAACTATTCTCCTGCTTCTCGGATTGGTGTGCTTGTCAGGGCTGGAAGCCGATATGAGGCGATTGACAACCTTGGTGTCACACACATGCTTCGTCTGGCTGCCAGTCTG ACAACCAAGGGAGCGTCTGCCTTCAGGATCTGCCGCGGTGTTGAGGCTGTAGGGGGAAGCTTAAG tGTGTCAAGCTCCAGGGAAAACATGGTGTACACCGTAGACTGCCTGAGAGATCATAT TGACACTGTAATGGAGTATCTGATCAATGTGACCACTGCACCGGAGTTTCGTCAATGGGAAGTGTCAGACCTCACTGCCAGGGTGAAAGTGGATAAGGAACTTGCCAAGCAGACTCAACAGATTG GTGTCATTGAGAATTTGCATGCTGCAGCTTATAAGAATGCCCTGTCCAATTCCTTGTACTGTCCAGACTACATGATTGGCCAAATCACCACAGAACAG ATGCACAGCTTTGTTCAGAACAACTTCACAAGTGCAAGAATGGCCCTTGTTGGTCTTG GAGTGGATCATGCCATACTTAAGCAGGTTGGTGAGCAGTTCTTGAACATCCGCAGTGGAACAGGCACTGTTGGATCCAAAGCCGTGTACCGTGGAG GTGAGCTGAGGCATCAGACCGGAGGAGGACTGGTTCATGCGGTGGTGACGAGCGAAGGTGCAAGTGCAACATCAGCTGATGCCACCGCATTCAGCATACTGCAGCATGTGCTTGGAGCAGGACCACGTGTTAAGAGAGGCTCCAACACTACAAGCAAACTAAGTCAGGCCATCTCAAAGGTCACAGCTCAGCCCTTTGAT GCCTCTGCCTTCAATGCCAACTACACTGACTCTGGTCTGTTTGGAGTGTACACCATCTGCCAGGCTAACGCTGCCAAAGAC gTAATCAAAGCAGCAGTTGGTCAAGTGAATGACATTGCTCAAGGAAACCTTGCAGCAGCTGACCTCAGCAGAGCTAA AAATCAGTTGACCGCTGAGTACCTGATGTCTATTGAGAGTTCCGAGGGCTTAATGGAAGCTATTGGATCACAAGCGCTGGCGGAGGGTACCTACCATTCCCCTGAGGCTGTGACCCAGAAAATTGATGCTGTGTCTTCGGCTGATGTTGTCAAC gtgGCAAAGAAGTTCATGTCTGGCAAAAAGACTATGGCCTCCAGTGGACAGTTGGGCAACACACCTtttgttgatgaaatctga
- the LOC127524277 gene encoding cytochrome b-c1 complex subunit 2, mitochondrial isoform X2 yields the protein MRGIRGISLLSRRFYAATQRDQPLTVPLSGVKVSAGAPHMYQDVHVTKLPSGLVIASLENYSPASRIGVLVRAGSRYEAIDNLGVTHMLRLAASLTTKGASAFRICRGVEAVGGSLSVSSSRENMVYTVDCLRDHIDTVMEYLINVTTAPEFRQWEVSDLTARVKVDKELAKQTQQIGVIENLHAAAYKNALSNSLYCPDYMIGQITTEQMHSFVQNNFTSARMALVGLGVDHAILKQVGEQFLNIRSGTGTVGSKAVYRGGELRHQTGGGLVHAVVTSEGASATSADATAFSILQHVLGAGPRVKRGSNTTSKLSQAISKVTAQPFDASAFNANYTDSGLFGVYTICQANAAKDVIKAAVGQVNDIAQGNLAAADLSRAKNQLTAEYLMSIESSEGLMEAIGSQALAEGTYHSPEAVTQKIDAVSSADVVNVAKKFMSGKKTMASSGQLGNTPFVDEI from the exons agaCGCTTCTATGCGGCCACTCAAAGGGACCAGCCCTTGACTGTGCCTCTGTCGGGGGTCAAGGTCTCGGCAGGTGCCCCTCACATGTACCAGGATGTTCAT GTGACCAAACTGCCCAGTGGGCTAGTGATTGCTTCCTTGGAAAACTATTCTCCTGCTTCTCGGATTGGTGTGCTTGTCAGGGCTGGAAGCCGATATGAGGCGATTGACAACCTTGGTGTCACACACATGCTTCGTCTGGCTGCCAGTCTG ACAACCAAGGGAGCGTCTGCCTTCAGGATCTGCCGCGGTGTTGAGGCTGTAGGGGGAAGCTTAAG tGTGTCAAGCTCCAGGGAAAACATGGTGTACACCGTAGACTGCCTGAGAGATCATAT TGACACTGTAATGGAGTATCTGATCAATGTGACCACTGCACCGGAGTTTCGTCAATGGGAAGTGTCAGACCTCACTGCCAGGGTGAAAGTGGATAAGGAACTTGCCAAGCAGACTCAACAGATTG GTGTCATTGAGAATTTGCATGCTGCAGCTTATAAGAATGCCCTGTCCAATTCCTTGTACTGTCCAGACTACATGATTGGCCAAATCACCACAGAACAG ATGCACAGCTTTGTTCAGAACAACTTCACAAGTGCAAGAATGGCCCTTGTTGGTCTTG GAGTGGATCATGCCATACTTAAGCAGGTTGGTGAGCAGTTCTTGAACATCCGCAGTGGAACAGGCACTGTTGGATCCAAAGCCGTGTACCGTGGAG GTGAGCTGAGGCATCAGACCGGAGGAGGACTGGTTCATGCGGTGGTGACGAGCGAAGGTGCAAGTGCAACATCAGCTGATGCCACCGCATTCAGCATACTGCAGCATGTGCTTGGAGCAGGACCACGTGTTAAGAGAGGCTCCAACACTACAAGCAAACTAAGTCAGGCCATCTCAAAGGTCACAGCTCAGCCCTTTGAT GCCTCTGCCTTCAATGCCAACTACACTGACTCTGGTCTGTTTGGAGTGTACACCATCTGCCAGGCTAACGCTGCCAAAGAC gTAATCAAAGCAGCAGTTGGTCAAGTGAATGACATTGCTCAAGGAAACCTTGCAGCAGCTGACCTCAGCAGAGCTAA AAATCAGTTGACCGCTGAGTACCTGATGTCTATTGAGAGTTCCGAGGGCTTAATGGAAGCTATTGGATCACAAGCGCTGGCGGAGGGTACCTACCATTCCCCTGAGGCTGTGACCCAGAAAATTGATGCTGTGTCTTCGGCTGATGTTGTCAAC gtgGCAAAGAAGTTCATGTCTGGCAAAAAGACTATGGCCTCCAGTGGACAGTTGGGCAACACACCTtttgttgatgaaatctga
- the mosmob gene encoding modulator of smoothened protein: MKMDKLTIISGCLFLAADIFAIASIANPDWINTGGQEGALTVGLVKQCQTIHGRNRICISPSLPPEWVTTLFFIILGIISLSITCVLLVISHWRREATKYARWIAFMGMVLFCMAALIFPVGFYINQVGGQPYKLPNNTVVGSSYVLFVLSIFFTIVGLLFAGKVCLPG; this comes from the exons ATGAAAATGGATAAACTCACCATTATTTCAGGATGTCTCTTTCTCGCAGCAGATATCTTTGCAATTGCAAGTATTGCAAATCCAGATTGGATAAATACAGGTGGCCAAGAGG GAGCTCTTACTGTGGGTCTAGTCAAGCAATGCCAGACCATCCATGGTCGAAACAGGATATGTATCTCCCCGAGCCTTCCTCCAGAATGGGTCACCACCCTGTTCTTCATTATCTTGGGCATCATTTCGCTCTCTATCACATGTGTCCTGCTTGTGATCTCACATTGGCGGCGAGAGGCAACAAAGTATGCCCGCTGGATTGCTTTCATGGGAA TGGTCCTCTTCTGCATGGCTGCCCTCATATTTCCAGTTGGATTTTACATCAATCAAGTCGGAGGACAGCCTTACAAATTACCCAATAATACTGTTGTTGGGTCCTCATATGTACTGTTtgttttatcaatatttttcacAATAGTTGGACTTCTTTTTGCTGGTAAAGTCTGTCTGCCTGGCTGA